A genomic window from Glycine soja cultivar W05 chromosome 10, ASM419377v2, whole genome shotgun sequence includes:
- the LOC114370707 gene encoding uncharacterized protein LOC114370707: MNTFSSEICSSGCESGWTLYLEQSFLNQKAGGTEGSYEEEHKDKRFKDEEEEDLSMVSDASSGPPHFPDYDEANYFNEEVNGCFYSASKKAVMQAKSGTKKKKIKENQQHLEDQQHLPSFLYDTASSPVFDFSTNNVNVANQQTSIGSMLDYSQGFSATYFEGRSSFQGEHFGFLQSGNELQGKKWYGGKGMGIR; encoded by the exons atgAATACATTTAGTTCAGAAATATGCAGTAGTGGGTGTGAGTCTGGTTGGACTCTATACCTGGAGCAATCTTTCCTTAACCAGAAGGCTGGTGGAACTGAGGGGTCTTATGAGGAGGAACACAaagacaaaagattcaaagatgaggaggaggaggacTTGTCCATGGTTTCTGATGCTTCTTCTGGACCTCCACATTTCCCAGATTATGATGAGGCTAATTACTTCAATGAAGAAGTCAATGGTTGCTTTTATTCAGCATCCAAGAAGGCAGTGATGCAGGCCAAGagtggtacaaagaagaagaaaattaaagaaaatcaacaaCACCTTGAAGATCAGCAGCATCTgccttcttttctttatgacaCTGCTAGCTCTCCTGTCTTTGACTTTTCCACT AACAATGTTAATGTGGCCAACCAACAAACTTCCATAGGGAGTATGCTAGATTATTCTCAAGGTTTTTCTGCAACTTATTTTGAG GGAAGATCATCATTCCAAGGAGAACACTTTGGTTTCTTACAATCAGGAAATGAGCTTCAAGGCAAAAA ATGGTATGGAGGGAAAGGGATGGGGATAAGGTGA